A genomic region of Herbaspirillum sp. DW155 contains the following coding sequences:
- a CDS encoding sensor histidine kinase, which produces MTVIDQKPAASAASRAETAPAAVSPTHASIRRDLLKWLIAPLLLLNLVGAGLTYWLAWLPAQHAFDQNLMDSTWGLYAQVRHRQERTTAELTQQAEQILRSNHSDTTFFAVRNTQGEILVGDSGFPQLPESEIFDRPFNYDGEMRGEPVRISAMQVRVKNGVISVAVAETLRKRDRAHYTILLSFLLLDGALTFGSLSVVLIAVRRGLRPLKSLQRNLEQRGHGKLGAIDGIGAPVELQPLIVAMNELMGRISKGEQAQQNFMADVAHQLRTPLTGLKLQLELLHDKHQDQPDTARSLAMMNSSVERMIRQSRQLLALARSEPGLFESRKLEDLSLNKLVEESVQHFIEEADKKQIDLGFDLQPARLRGDRFLLADLIDNLIDNAVRYSPQHGTVTVRCLEQQGATVLSVEDSGPGIAPEHRELIFDRYYRANDKIAGSGLGLAIVREIAHDHGGVITVDCKEQGQGTIFTVRFPLPA; this is translated from the coding sequence ATGACGGTCATCGACCAGAAGCCGGCCGCCAGCGCCGCCAGCCGCGCAGAGACAGCGCCTGCTGCGGTATCGCCCACCCACGCCAGCATCCGGCGCGACCTGCTCAAGTGGCTGATCGCGCCGCTGCTGCTGCTGAACCTGGTGGGCGCCGGCCTGACCTACTGGCTGGCCTGGCTGCCGGCCCAGCATGCCTTCGACCAGAACCTGATGGATTCCACCTGGGGCCTGTATGCCCAGGTGCGCCATCGCCAGGAGCGCACCACTGCCGAGCTGACCCAGCAGGCCGAGCAGATCCTGCGCAGCAATCACTCCGACACCACCTTCTTTGCCGTGCGCAACACCCAGGGCGAGATCCTGGTGGGCGACAGCGGTTTCCCGCAATTGCCGGAAAGCGAGATCTTCGACCGTCCCTTCAACTATGACGGCGAGATGCGCGGCGAGCCTGTCCGTATTTCGGCCATGCAGGTGCGGGTCAAGAATGGCGTGATCTCGGTGGCCGTGGCCGAGACCCTGCGCAAGCGGGATCGCGCCCACTACACCATCCTGCTGTCCTTCCTGCTGCTGGATGGCGCGCTGACCTTCGGTTCGCTGTCGGTGGTGCTGATCGCCGTGCGCCGTGGCCTGCGTCCATTGAAGAGCCTGCAGCGCAACCTGGAGCAGCGCGGCCACGGCAAGCTGGGTGCCATCGACGGCATCGGCGCACCGGTGGAACTGCAACCGCTGATCGTGGCCATGAACGAGCTGATGGGCCGCATCAGCAAGGGCGAACAGGCGCAGCAGAATTTCATGGCCGACGTGGCTCATCAGTTGCGCACGCCCCTGACGGGCCTGAAGCTGCAACTGGAACTGCTGCACGACAAGCATCAGGACCAGCCCGATACCGCCCGCTCGCTGGCAATGATGAATTCCTCGGTGGAGCGCATGATCCGTCAGAGCCGGCAACTGCTGGCGCTGGCGCGTTCCGAGCCGGGTCTGTTCGAAAGCCGCAAGCTGGAAGACCTGTCGCTGAACAAGCTGGTGGAAGAATCGGTACAGCACTTCATCGAAGAGGCCGACAAGAAGCAGATCGACCTCGGCTTCGACCTGCAGCCGGCGCGCCTGCGCGGTGACCGCTTCCTGCTCGCCGACCTGATCGACAACCTCATCGACAATGCCGTGCGCTATTCCCCCCAGCACGGCACGGTGACGGTGCGCTGCCTGGAACAGCAGGGCGCAACCGTCCTCTCGGTGGAAGACTCCGGTCCCGGCATTGCCCCCGAGCACCGCGAGCTGATCTTCGACCGCTACTACCGCGCCAACGACAAGATCGCCGGCAGTGGCCTGGGCCTGGCCATCGTGCGCGAGATCGCGCATGACCATGGCGGCGTCATCACGGTGGACTGCAAGGAGCAGGGGCAGGGCACCATCTTCACGGTGCGTTTCCCGCTGCCTGCCTGA
- a CDS encoding response regulator transcription factor translates to MNVLLVEDDPVLTDGLSRVLNSHGFTVHTVNNGNDVLSQRFNAAVLVLDIGLPGIDGFEVLRRMRAAGNNTPVLLLTARDTIPDRVHGLELGADDYLVKPFATPELVARIKALIRRSAPQPAQLSVGGLSLDNATKRADIDGRKIELSLREWTVLEYLMQHTSRVVSKQQIIDAVLPWGEDFTINAVEVYVSRIRLKIADSGVVIRTIRGFGYMLEKSEG, encoded by the coding sequence ATGAATGTTCTGCTGGTCGAAGACGACCCGGTACTCACCGATGGCCTGTCGCGCGTGCTCAATTCGCACGGTTTTACGGTGCATACCGTCAACAATGGCAACGACGTGCTGTCGCAGCGCTTCAACGCGGCCGTGCTGGTGCTCGATATCGGCCTGCCCGGCATCGATGGTTTCGAAGTCCTGCGTCGCATGCGCGCGGCCGGCAACAATACGCCGGTGCTGCTGCTGACCGCACGCGACACCATCCCTGACCGCGTGCACGGCCTCGAACTGGGTGCCGATGACTATCTGGTCAAGCCCTTCGCCACGCCCGAGCTGGTGGCGCGCATCAAGGCGCTGATCCGCCGTAGCGCGCCGCAGCCGGCGCAACTGAGCGTGGGCGGCCTGTCGCTGGACAATGCCACCAAGCGCGCCGACATCGACGGCCGCAAGATCGAACTGTCGCTGCGCGAATGGACGGTGCTGGAATATCTCATGCAACACACATCGCGCGTGGTCTCCAAGCAGCAGATCATCGATGCCGTCCTGCCCTGGGGCGAGGACTTCACCATCAATGCGGTGGAGGTCTACGTCTCGCGCATCCGTCTGAAGATCGCCGATTCGGGAGTGGTGATCCGCACCATTCGCGGCTTCGGCTACATGCTCGAAAAGAGCGAGGGCTGA